Proteins from one Deltaproteobacteria bacterium genomic window:
- a CDS encoding VOC family protein, with the protein MIKEVGHIGIAVQDIESTLDAFCRAMGLTKPVIRDFPDRKMRMALISLGRISLELLEDNSQDGMLARLVRERGSHIHHFCLTSDDLETDISELKEKGVKMANESPSIGLRGKRVLFAMEGILDDIPIELSEL; encoded by the coding sequence ATGATCAAAGAAGTCGGGCATATCGGAATTGCCGTTCAGGATATTGAGAGTACTCTGGATGCATTTTGTCGGGCCATGGGCTTGACCAAACCAGTGATAAGGGATTTCCCCGATCGGAAGATGAGAATGGCCCTGATCAGCCTGGGGCGGATCAGCCTTGAACTGTTAGAGGATAACAGTCAAGACGGTATGCTGGCCAGGCTCGTCCGGGAGCGGGGAAGCCATATCCATCATTTTTGTTTGACAAGCGATGATCTTGAAACCGATATTTCGGAATTAAAGGAAAAAGGGGTAAAGATGGCAAATGAGAGTCCTTCCATCGGCTTGCGAGGGAAACGGGTCCTCTTTGCGATGGAAGGCATCCTGGACGACATCCCGATCGAGCTCTCTGAGCTTTAG